Proteins from one Poecile atricapillus isolate bPoeAtr1 chromosome 6, bPoeAtr1.hap1, whole genome shotgun sequence genomic window:
- the PRDX3 gene encoding thioredoxin-dependent peroxide reductase, mitochondrial: protein MAAALGRLLRAAVPVAAAAGRRGTARPLACTCRPFSLGSSRFAAAVTQHAPSFKGTAVVNGEFKELSLNDFKGKYLVLFFYPLDFTFVCPTEIVAFSNKANEFRDVNCEVVAVSVDSHFTHLAWINTPRKSGGLGKMNIPILSDLTKQISRDYGVLLEGPGIALRGLFIIDPNGVIKHLSVNDLPVGRSVEETLRLVKAFQFVETHGEVCPANWTPDSPTIKPSPEGSKEYFEKVHK from the exons ATGGCCGCCGCGCTGGGGAGGCTGCTCCGCGCCGCG GTGCCCGTGGCTGCCGCCGCCGGGAGGAGGGGGACGGCACGGCCCCTGGCCTGCACCTGCCGCCCCTTCAGCCTCG GCTCCTCGCGGTTCGCCGCGGCGGTGACCCAGCACGCCCCGTCCTTCAAGGGAACGGCCGTGGTTAACGGAGAGTTCAAGGAGCTGAGCCTAAATGATTTCAAGGGGAAATACCTGGTTCTCTTCTTCTACCCCCTGGACTT CACCTTTGTCTGCCCCACGGAAATTGTGGCTTTCAGCAACAAAGCAAATGAATTTCGTGACGTGAACTGTGAAGTGGTGGCTGTTTCAGTGGACTCTCATTTTACTCATCTGGCCTGGATAAACACACCACGGAAG AGCGGTGGTTTGGGCAAAATGAATATTCCAATTCTGTCAGACCTCACGAAACAGATCTCCCGTGATTATGGGGTGCTGCTGGAAGGACCTGGCATAGCACTGAG AGGTCTGTTCATCATTGACCCAAACGGGGTCATCAAGCACCTGAGTGTTAACGACCTGCCCGTGGGGCGCAGCGTGGAGGAGACGCTGCGCCTGGTGAAGGCTTTCCAGTTCGTGGAGACACACGGAGAGGTGTGCCCAGCTAACTGGACTCCAGACTCCCCAACG ATCAAACCAAGCCCAGAAGGTTCCaaagaatattttgaaaaagtGCATAAATAA